The DNA segment CAGTTCCACAGGCAAGGGTAATCCCAGCACCGCGCTCCCAGACGCGCATTTTGATGTAATCCGGGCGCACCACTTCAATAAATTCTGTATTGATTTTCTGGGGAAATGCAGGGTGGGTTTCAAAATCAGCACCAATTTTTTCGAGGGGAATGGCGGCCACATCCTCCACAAAGGTAATGCAGTGGGGATTACCCATGCTCACACAGGTCACTGTCCAAGTTTTCCCAACAACTTCGAGGGATTGCTTCACGGATTTTCCTTCGTCGTCAGCCAGTGTCGTGGGAATTTCAGCAGCCGTTAAAATTGGCTCGCCCATATCGACGCGCACCTGTTGTTCTGCTTCGAGGCGAGGGCGGATAGTGCCCGCAAGGGTGTGAATATCGTAGGTTTTACCGACAGGGTTACCACCTTCGAGCTGATCGATAAACCGTGCCATGCAACGAATACCATTGCCGCACATTTCTGGTTCGGAGCCGTCAGAATTGTAGATACGCATGGTGTAGTCGGCACCGTCAGTGCCCGGTAGCGCAAAGATTACACCGTCTGCGCCAATACCAAAGTGGCGATCGCAGAGTTTTGCTGCTTGTTCAGGGGTGACGAGGGGCTCAGTTTGCTGACGATTATCAAGCAAAATAAAATCGTTACCGAGACCTTGATATTTTGTAAATTCCAGCGCCATACTTGTCGGTTAAGCTAAATCAGTAAAACTAGAATGCCATTATGACAGACTTTAATACGGGCTATCCGAGCGTCCGCAAAATTCAAACTTACATTAAAGACAAGACCCCAACGGAAATTAAACTCCTGACGAATGATGTTTTAGTTGGCAAATTATTGTGGCAAGATCCCTACTGTATTTGTTTGGCCGATGCGGAGGAAAAACAAGTTATTGTCTCCCGTGAGGCGATCGCCTACGTCAAACCCCAAGGCTAGACACTACGCTCTTAGGGATTTGCCTCCACAATCTAAAATTTTTCCAACCCTATTCTCTTTCCTATATTATGACGATGCTCCGTGGTCTATTTCTCAGTGCCGTTACGACCCTCACAATATCAACGGCAAGCCTTGCCCAGTCAGAGTCTCAGCTAAAAGTTGAGCTTCGTCCCAGTAGCCCCAAACTAGGGGAGAGTATGGTGGTGGAAATCGATCCGCCGGGTAATTTATCACCGGAAACAGCTCAGCGGTTAACGGTCAATTTCACAAAAAGTGGCACAACACAACCAGTCAGTTATCCCGCTTTTCCCATTGATGCAGCCGGCGATCGCTACCGCGCTTTAATTCCCACATCGCCCCTCGATCAGCACGGCAGAACCCTCCTACAAATTAGCGATGGCAACGAAACCCGCAACCTCGCCGTCTGGGTACAAAATCGCACCTTTCCCACCCAACGCATCACGATTCGAGGTGTAGCCTCCCAAGGCGCAACCCAATACGAATTAGACCGTGTCGCAGAATTTAAAACATTAGTCACTCCCATTAAATATTGGAGTGGCAAACTGGTGCGCCCAAATAGTGGTCGTATTTCTACAGTTTTTGGAGTACGTCGCTACTATAACGGCGTTTTCGCCCATGACTATTACCACCGTGGCATTGACTATGCTGCTGGTTACGGTTCACCCGTTGTTTCCCCCGCTGCTGGCAAAATCGCTCTCATTGGCTACGAAAAAGATGGCTTTCGTGTTCACGGCAATACAGTGGGTATCGACCATGGCCAAGGTTTGATTAGTATTTTGATGCATCTCAACAGTATTCCCAGCGGCCTCAAAGAAGGAGATCTCGTCCAAGCCGGGCAACAGGTTGGTACAGTCGGCTCCACTGGTGCTTCCACTGGCCCCCATTTGCATTGGGGTTTGTACGTCAATGGTGTGGCGATCGATCCCGTTCCTTGGCGATCCCAGGGAATAGACTAAAAGTCCCTTAACCAAATTTTTCCCGCGGAGGGCACTGCGGCAATACAGATCAGCAGCAGTGCTTTATCTGACTATCCTTTGCAACTGCATTCCAGTATTAAAGCTTTGCCCAAAGCCGAATATGAAGTTACTGTATGTTTTCGCCAATTTTCAGTCAACAGATATAGGCAAATTTCAGTAGGAGCACTATTATTTCTGTAAGTTAGAACACATCAGAATTTGATGAAGTTTTTGCTTTTCAGTGCGCCTTTCTAAATTTTTTACGCAAAGATAAAGTAAGAAATTGGTATTTTTATCAGAGATTCACCAGCAAACCTATGAGTATCGATCAAATCGTTGAACAAGCCCTGAAGGATGGGTATCTGACCCCCAGCATGGAAGCTGAAGTCGGTCGCATCTGTGACATGGCGTCAGAGCTTTCCATCGAAGAGTATATGGCTTTAGATCGACTAATGGGCGCGCTGTTGACGGGAGAGGTTGTGGCGGTTCCCCGCAAGCAATTTATTAACGTCATGGAAGAATTAGTCATTAGCCGATCCATTGCGCGCGTCGCAGAAATTGAAGCAACGAGTGAAAAGTCCCTAGATGTTGGCGAT comes from the [Limnothrix rosea] IAM M-220 genome and includes:
- the dapF gene encoding diaminopimelate epimerase, coding for MALEFTKYQGLGNDFILLDNRQQTEPLVTPEQAAKLCDRHFGIGADGVIFALPGTDGADYTMRIYNSDGSEPEMCGNGIRCMARFIDQLEGGNPVGKTYDIHTLAGTIRPRLEAEQQVRVDMGEPILTAAEIPTTLADDEGKSVKQSLEVVGKTWTVTCVSMGNPHCITFVEDVAAIPLEKIGADFETHPAFPQKINTEFIEVVRPDYIKMRVWERGAGITLACGTGACASVVAGVLTGNCDRLCTVELPGGCLQIEWSAEDNHVYMTGPAEVSFQGSTIL
- a CDS encoding Hfq-related RNA-binding protein, yielding MTDFNTGYPSVRKIQTYIKDKTPTEIKLLTNDVLVGKLLWQDPYCICLADAEEKQVIVSREAIAYVKPQG
- a CDS encoding M23 family metallopeptidase, producing the protein MTMLRGLFLSAVTTLTISTASLAQSESQLKVELRPSSPKLGESMVVEIDPPGNLSPETAQRLTVNFTKSGTTQPVSYPAFPIDAAGDRYRALIPTSPLDQHGRTLLQISDGNETRNLAVWVQNRTFPTQRITIRGVASQGATQYELDRVAEFKTLVTPIKYWSGKLVRPNSGRISTVFGVRRYYNGVFAHDYYHRGIDYAAGYGSPVVSPAAGKIALIGYEKDGFRVHGNTVGIDHGQGLISILMHLNSIPSGLKEGDLVQAGQQVGTVGSTGASTGPHLHWGLYVNGVAIDPVPWRSQGID
- a CDS encoding late competence development ComFB family protein — translated: MSIDQIVEQALKDGYLTPSMEAEVGRICDMASELSIEEYMALDRLMGALLTGEVVAVPRKQFINVMEELVISRSIARVAEIEATSEKSLDVGDIAAYALNRLPPLYATTEEGAVYQRQKAQEELQTLINEQVDSALTRYLDRPEFFPERQAITPTKQEGTVLSQVSKLLGDYAPGFEGKAPISE